From a region of the Torulaspora globosa chromosome 7, complete sequence genome:
- a CDS encoding epoxide hydrolase family protein: MSVEPFSIHISDSELNELGRRTTDVRFPKNIENEKWDRGISGAYLSDVVEYWKTKYNWRKAEEGLNMFHHFKTTISNTSIHFIYEKGRASNSIPIILSHGWPDSFLRYIKMIPLLTDPEKLGIDSKFSFDVVIPSLPGFGFSDYPKSGLINNETISDLWLELMTKKLGYHRFVASGGDIGSGVTRYLASKYPENLIGIHLTDVGIIRQLIGNSVEQSLSSEEQNYVESISAWLKSEAGYMSIQATKPQTLAFGLSDSPVGLAAWILEKFHSWGGLKTDLSLDDILTNIMIYWFNNNISTATRIYYENSHSLNPIGTIGVPTAVCLFSEDILLPPREWVERNFNIVRWKVVRKGGHFTSMENPIAYAQDLFQFVEGLGKTL, translated from the coding sequence ATGAGTGTCGAACCATTTTCCATTCATATATCTGATAGCGAGCTTAACGAGCTCGGCAGACGCACAACAGACGTAAGATTCCCAAAAAATATCGAAAATGAGAAGTGGGACCGGGGAATTAGTGGCGCCTATTTGAGTGATGTTGTTGAATATTGGAAAACCAAGTACAATTGGCGAAAGGCGGAAGAGGGACTTAACATGTTTCACCACTTCAAAACAACCATTTCGAACACGAGCATTCATTTCATTTATGAGAAAGGGAGAGCGTCAAACAGTATACCAATCATTTTGAGTCACGGATGGCCTGATAGCTTCCTCAGGTACATAAAAATGATACCACTACTGACTGATCCTGAAAAATTGGGTATTGattcaaaattttcttttgATGTTGTCATCCCTTCTCTTCCAGGCTTCGGCTTTTCGGATTATCCTAAGAGCGGCTTGATAAATAATGAAACGATATCAGATCTATGGCTAGAATTAATGACAAAGAAGCTTGGTTATCATAGATTCGTAGCTTCTGGAGGAGATATAGGCTCGGGTGTAACGAGATATCTGGCCTCCAAGTATCCCGAAAATCTGATAGGCATTCACTTGACTGATGTCGGCATTATTCGACAGTTAATTGGTAATAGTGTGGAACAGTCATTGTCCTCTGAAGAACAGAATTATGTGGAAAGTATATCAGCTTGGCTAAAAAGTGAAGCAGGATATATGAGTATCCAGGCAACCAAACCTCAGACGTTAGCATTCGGGCTATCTGATTCCCCAGTTGGCTTGGCCGCTTGGATATTGGAAAAGTTTCATTCGTGGGGGGGCTTGAAAACAGATTTGTCTTTAGATGACATTCTTACAAATATCATGATTTACTGGTTTAATAATAACATTTCCACAGCTACTAGGATCTACTATGAAAATAGCCATTCCTTGAATCCGATTGGAACCATTGGGGTGCCGACAGCTGTTTGCTTATTCAGCGAAGACATTCTTTTACCACCGAGAGAATGGGTTGAGAGAAACTTTAACATTGTTCGTTGGAAAGTGGTGAGGAAAGGTGGACACTTTACGTCTATGGAAAATCCCATAGCATATGCCCAGGATTTATTCCAATTTGTTGAAGGTTTGGGAAAAACTTTATAG